GATACAATCAGAAGGACGCTTGTAGCCAAGAGTGCTCTTCATCCAACATCCACCTTTAACACTGTCGATCAGTTCACTTGGAGATAGAATCTTCTCTCGTAAGAACCGAATGAGCCGAAGCAGCGAGTACACATTCTCTCTGGTCAATTCATTTATTGCAGCCATAGACATGAGGCGGCTTCCAATGTAAGCTGATGCCTCCTGAAATTCAAATCTCCCACCAATCGCCTTGAGTTCATGTTTGTACATATGGAGCTTGTTTCGATAGAATTGTTGGTCAATCATTGGTATATCAACAAAGGAAGATGCACTTTGCAAAAGGCTTCCCCAGTTAGCACTAGATAGAAATGATTCATTTGGTGGCTTGTACCCTACTGACGTTTTTAGCCAACTCCCTTGTTTTACACAAGCCAGGAACCGATCTGGTAATCTTACAACATTTGACTTGATATTCCGTATCCATTCCAGTAGCAAGAATGCATTGTCCACTGTGAGAGGCGATGATACAGTAGGGAAGCTGGCATTTGGTGGGTTTATGAATGGGACATCTGAGGCATGCAGATGTGTCTTGAGGAATTCCAATAGCTGACCCTCAGATGTGTAGTTCCCAGCAAAATGGCCTGCTGACTTGTAATCTGCTGACAATTCAACATAACCATCATTCCTCCATGGGTTTGTACCCAGCAAACAAACCCATTTGCTCCCCGTGGCGGGAACTATAATGCCATTTCTTTCCTTGACAACATTGCCATAGCTGTCAATTACCGGCATGACACGACATAGTTCTGATAAGCGGTAGCTCTCTATGTGTTTCATCTTCAATGAGTGGTACAGAAAGTGTGCGAAAGCAACAAGAGGTCTCCGATCATTATCCAAAGAATCAACAACAGTCAATCCATAACTGTAGACAGAGATAACCTCGACTCTTGCATGGTTCTGAAGCCAGTTTTCGACTATCGTCTTCTGTGAGAAACCTTCCAGAGCAATCTGTGTGCTGGGATGGAGAAAGAACCGATTAGCAGATGGAAACTCCTTGTTCCAGCTGATTAACCATGATCTGTATGTCTTGTCAGATGCAATGCACAACCTATCCTTGCACTGAGTAGCTCTTGATATGCTCCAAAACAAGAGAACACCATTCCTATCAACATATCTCAGTAGGGGAATTGACATCATGTTTGTACCATAGAAACAGTTTTCCCAATTATTGGCAACAAAATATATAATTTCCAGGTAAAGCTGTTCATGTTCCTCCTTGACAAGATTAGACCCTTCAATGCATTTTGCATACCATTCAGTGTTCACACTTTTGACACCCAGAAATTCAAGCACACTGTTGTGTGTACTCTTGTCAAAATGAGAACTAAGAATGTAGGTTCCATGAGTTGACagattcctcaagtccattccACATTCCCGTGCTTTGCCAAGGATAGTCCAAAAGGCTGGCTTCAGCCGTGCAACTTCACTGGGCTTGCAGAATATCTTTTGTGAAGCATAAGACTCACAAGGAACTATATCCTCAGCAAGAACCTTATTCTTGATGCCAGACCTAACAGGCTCAAGTAGTGGGATTAGTGAGGAATTGACAGGTAGGAAGTTGAACATAGATGGCAAAGACATTGCTGGTGTGTCAGCTCCTGACTTCACAAGTGTTACAAAAGCATTCATGAAAGCACATGGGACACACTCTAGGATTCCTTTGTTCCATGGACTGTCGAACAGTATTGACTCCCTTGATGAGGCAAGGAGGAAGTCTGCCTGGATGATGAAGGGGAAGTTTGTTACCATCTCGGTAGGGAGAAAAGCATAGACTCCAGGTGATAGCTGCTTCCCACGGGACAGTCGCTGGCCATGTGGGAAGGCTAGGGTTATCACCCATTCATCGATTTCAGCACGTTTGTCAATTCTGTTCTCTGTCTTGACTGGAAATTTCTGCCTCCACATATAGTAACCGCATTCTTCTTCTGCTTTACCACTCTCTTCAGCTGACAAGTGGAGTGTATAAGACTCTGCATGCATATTCTTCCTGGCTTGGTAATTCCTTTCACTGGAAATTGAGATCTCACTAACAGTGCTACTCTTTGGATCAGAGTTATCCTCTCGGACAGAAAGCTTCCTGATCTTTGACAGGAAGAGTAGCATTTCAGGATGCATGCTTGACAGTTGCTTCTTCACCGCATCAACTTTCTCACACTTTAAGGGTAAGATGATGGTGGTTGTAGGTAGGATTTTGGAGCGTCCATATATGGCTTCGATGTCTGAAAGGCTAGGTGTGGATTCCACCCATTCAGGGACAATGTATCCAATGTTGCATTCAGCACATGGTTTCTCATTGAACTTGATCTGATAGCCGTTACTGAATATATGCGGCTCACTTGATATCAAGAAAACACTCTTGAACCCAATGCCTgaatgaaaaggaaaaaaaaatataacttgtagtgaagaagaaaaaaagagaggcagTCTTTAACTCAGCAATGAATTGGGTGTGCGGTGGGTCAAAAGATATTGACAGAATACTAAAATGATTTTGACATCTCAAACATGTTTGGGTATTTATCTGTGAATCTGTATTGATACGCATGGATTAACTTTCCCATTTAAGCTAGTTCACTGGCAGGGTTAAACTAGTTCATCTAGACATGAAGCATAATATGAATACACTAGGTAAGAAATAATTTCTCAAATTCATTTAAAACATTTATATAACAACTTGATCCAGTAATCTATTCCAAATATATAAGTTAAGAATATTAAAAGCTAGGACCTTAAAACAAAATACTTACTAGGAATTATCGTATTCAATATAATTTCATACTGAATTTAAAAGAACTTTCTTCAGTTAAACAGGATTCAAAATTCTAATGTGTCAGCTCATATACCAACAAGGAGCCCTTTGCCTCCACAAAATACAGGACACCACAACAATATTTAAGAAAAATGAATAATCAGCAGTCAACAAAAATTCCAgccatttgaaattaaaattttgtttgaTATTGATCTGTTAGCGTATTGAACAGTGACACAAAAAGGTTATAAACTAAATTTGCCTCCGGGAAAAGtaattttttcatatatattagTGAATAGGGAAAAATTATCTAGTCAAAAGAAGTAAACATAGTTCCTGCCATTTGGGAATATCATTTCATCTATATCATATCTCATAATTtttgacaatggcacagaagaGTTTCAACTAATTTAGCCTCTAAAGAAAGTTGACTATTTCTATttggtgaaaaaagaaaaacaaaagattGAATCAATTGCTGATATTTACCTTTCTCTCCAATGTAACCCTGATGCCTGTTTCCCTTCTTTGTTGATTTCCCAACACGACAGATGGAATCTATATTGGTTGATGAGAATCCCCTCTCATTGTTAAAGATGAGCAAAGTTGATAAAGCACCCGATCTGGTAATGTCCTTCGATGTAATTAGAAACTCCAATGAAGGTGCCACTCCAGAAGGGTATTCGTTATCTTCAGCATTCTATTTTTGAGAACGAAAACATTAATATGAGAAGCAATAGTAAGATTCACCCAGTAAGAAAGCATTAATGTGAtaagtaatagtaagatatatCCACTAACAATTGCAAACATGAACAAATCAGGTAGACTGATCATGGAAAATGGCACACTAAacgaattatttttttattggcTTCACAACTTCAATGGAAATAAGCAGACCGTGCCAAACTGCCAACACACAAGTACATGCGTTTTTTTCTAAGGGCTTCAGCTGTCATTGAAGAAGAGGAATACATGATTTTTAAATATTATTAGGGGACAGAGAATCGGTAAAGCAATAAATTGGGATATAAGACAGTAGTTAATTAGTGACTTAATGATAATATGGAAAAAAAGtctgaagaaaaaataataCGGGCAATCCAGCTGAAATTGAACTCTGCAAAACGGAACATCATTTGAACAAACAGTATGCATTCTTGTAGCAAAATACACAAGATCCATGCCGATTTCATGCACAAATGACAACAATAATACATATGAAAAGAATATGACAAAATAAGTAATAATCATTACTTATCACCTATACGCATACATAAACTAACTAAGCAATCAATAACACTTCAGATTTGTTCCACCATCCATGTAAACACATTGTTCCTATTTACTCTACTTTTCAGCTATTTGGTTCTTGACCGATGAAGACGTGAATTTAAGCATAGTACATCATACATGTTATTTACCCAATTGGAGTTACTCCCTGTGCTCCCGCCTGTAGTAGTGGGGATGTGGCTCTATGTTGTGTTTCAGATTCAGATTCAACAGCATAATCGAGCCAGTGTTATTGTTTATTGTCTTCAAGTACATGCTCATGTGATGGCAACTGAAACAATATGGTCTTATCTACTTGTATGCCTACAAAACCACAGCCATAGGCTACACCAATTCGAAACCTTTTTTACTTTTGTGTCCCTGAATTAATAATGAGAGAACTTCATTGTAAGTATAACCCCTATTCATGATATACGAAGAACATGTAAGAACATTATGAATAATTTAGTTACACAAACATGCCACCCATCAAAACATTCTAAAAGTTTCTGTTGGTAAGGATGCCACGATCAGAACTTAAACATCCTAGGAATGATTTCATTGATTTGATGATTTCACGTATGTGTATGCTCCAAAGAAATGGGTTAAAAGTGAAAATGCAAGAAGACACTCTGTAATTATGCATGCATCAGGAATTGGTGAGATATTTAGGTCCCAGTGCCAAGGAATATGTAGGTCTACAAGAGAGGAATTTCAGTCTCCATCTAACAAAAATGATAAAGGCTAAGCAGCTTCTTACCGCAAAAGGACATAGTATCTAATAACAAAGAGCATGCACATAAACAGTTTGAGCTTCAGTGTTTTGTTGAACAATGGAAGTAATCCTAAAATTAAGAAGACATTTCTCAGCTGCAGCGCAGCAGAAATATTGCACTTGTGAAGATGATTATCATCTATGGGGGTACAGATTAAATCTGGAGAATAGGAATATCTCCGAATCACGCACTGAACAGTGAAGATGCTTTTCGTTCTGCCCGTAGTCATTTTTCCATCCCAAGGAGCTCTACAACAGGGGACAAGGCTTTCTCTGTTAATACTAGGTaaccgacaggtgggtcctaGAGTTGAGTTGACGGCCCTAGAGTTGAGGGGCACGTCAACACGCCCAGTGGAATACGACGAGCAGAGCAGAGACCCCAAGGAAGCAGTCACTTCACATTAACACCGTATGCATGAAATGAGGCTAACCTACCAGAGAGAGATGACTAATCGAACACAAAATATACGCCCAAAAAGTATTTTCTTTTCTTGGGAAATCTGTAACAAGAGAGAAAATTGATGAACACAAAAAACTTTTCTTCTCAGATTTTATGTAATGACGCCAATGCACTTTGGgcggaaaaaagggaaaaattaGTACCAACATGAACACAAAACAATCgaattatttttttttcctttcgcGATGGATGAACAGAGTTCATTCAAACAGTTACACAAGAACAGCAAGAGGCCAAGAAACAAGATGTTCTGACCTGCACGAGCTCCATGAGGAAGTGGACGTCCTTGGAGTAGAGCTCCTGGCTGAGGTAGTTGACGGCCTGGTTCATGTCCTCCGCCAGCGGGTTCTGCTCGCCGCGCCCGATGAAGTAGCGGTCGCGTCGGATCCTCTCCACGTGCtcccgcggcgacggcgccggggaCGACGACATTTCGGCGGTTTCCACTGGGCTGAGAAGGGGAAGTGACGGTGTGGTGGTGACCGGTGCTTGGAGAGGAAAGGTCTTTTCTCGCTTTGTTTCCAGGCCACTCTTAAATAGCGACGGTGATGATACGGCCATCTCTTAGCTGCGAAGGAAAGTGATTCACTCCACATCGTAGGGTCCGGCCCCTTTCCGACCCAGGGCATTCTATCTTGTCTGCCAGTCGAAAGGACAACCAAAGCAGTGAAACATCGGCTATCTAAGCAAAGCGCTTTAAACCGGAGATACATATGAGGATTGAGGAGCCATCGCAATGTCAACTCTGGTATTCTTGATTAAACCAGTCTCTCGTATGCATTGATTTATATGGGAAACATTATTATGagcaaaaggaaaagagagTTTTATGAAGTAAGAGAGGTGTTTTATCCCGTAACACCTGTACCTTGACAAAAAATTTTAATAAAAATGTAATAAAGCTATCTGGGCCGTATCTACGAAACAGGGGCCCCAGAACAATATTTATAATGGTGGCCctaaaaatttaaattaggatATAACAACATTAGGATTCTCGCTAAAACTCATAAATGAAGGAACTGACCTCATGTCCTACTGAACAACATCATCCTTTTCGTATtctttgaaataaattctccaactatATCTTCATAATTATTTCTTCTTACACTTTTCATAACCAGACTCAAACCTCCTATTTCTTGAAGATATGATGATGAAGGATGAAATAAAATACTCCCCTATGTCCCTGATTATAGCATGAAGTATTAGCATTTAGACTTGATTTAACGATTTCACCGTATTGACGTATTGCATCTTGatgtataaaattttaaaaaaaagattgaGGATCAGATCATCAGAGGTACTGAGCAAGATGAAAGATGAAAGATCGTACCTTCTTTAGAATCTAGACTCTAGGCTGCAGCAAGGCGCGGCGGCACTGCGGCGTGCCGGCGCATAGGCACAGCGCACGGCACTACGGCAATACGGCGGAGCCGGCGGCAGCTTCCGCGTGTCGTGATTAGAGGAGATCAGGAATTTAGGATACGGAAGGTCGCGTATCGCAGCTAGTTCGTGTCTTCGTAATTTCGTCCAGCTGTCTGGGCCTGGGTAAGGGCGCATGCACCATGCAGTAGGGAAATATGTAAATAAACTGGGCCTGCTTGGCTGTTGCCTACCGGCCTGTTAGCCACTTAACCTGGTGAGCAAACGAGTAATTAAAGGACAAAGGTCTACttgtttatataaatttggagGCCCTAATTTTTTTGAGGCCCTGAAAGCTGTGCACCAAGGCTAGTCTCACAAAATATTAATGTGCATTAAAAATGTTAATTTATAATAAACTAGCTACTTAGTTTATTTTGAGTAAAATGCATCAGAGGTCCATCAACTTGGAATAGGGTGTCATTTAGATCCATCGACTTTGAAATTGCATTTCTGGGTCCATAAACTTGCAATTTGTATCATTTAGATCCACAAACTCTGAAAGTCTATTtctacactactagaaaacaggccaaagaTCCAGGCTAAAAgaaccacttgttgcttgaACCGGTACTAATGGGAGACATCAGCACCGGCTGCATCAATAGCCGGTACTCTTAGCCTGCGCCGAGCATTGGCAAAACGCGCCACAACACAAACTGGTGCCAATGCACTGACAAAGTCACCGGTTAAATCCATCAGCCGGTACCAAATTGGCCATGCAtcaatggcaccgggtggtggcacAACCCGGTGCTTATGAAGCAGACATTAGCACCAGTGGAAAAAACCACCCGGTACCCATGCCTCTCGCGTCTGATATTTTTAAGTGCTGGccgtcctccctctctctctcgcgtCTCTCTACCACTCTCGTTTCTCTAGCTCTTATCTCTCTACCTCTCCCTCTCGTGCGGGCGGGGGACTTCCGGTGGTTCGCGTTGGGCAACTGTGTCGCCATCCTCGCCTCGCTCGCCACGCCCgaccaggccgccgccgtcatgGACCTCATCGAGGAGCGCTGGGAGGACCTCGTCGGCGAGTTGCCCGTCAAGATCTGCTTCCCGGCCATCGAGAGACACGAGTGGCAGACCGTCACGGGATGCGACCCCAAGAACACGAGGTGGAGCTACGACAACGGCGGATCCTGGCCAAGTCAGTCATCATCTTCACCTCAAATCCTGCactggttttcatttttttttcaccgGCAGGGATCCTGGCACGCGGAGCAGCACGCCGGCAGGGGGGCGCTCGAGCCCTGGCTCACGCGGAGCAGCAAACCGGCGGGCCATCTCGGGCCATCTCggtcggagcggcggcggcccgcggcggatcTGGAGTCGCGGTCGTTCTGTGCAGGCGGCGTCCGAGCAGGGGCGCGAGGACGGCGGTTCTTGGCTGCGGCCAAGGGAGGAGCGGGCCCGAGCGCGGcagcaggagcggcggccggtaCGAGCGGCTCGAAGCGCGGCAGcaggagcggcgacggcgacgaggcgaAGCTTCGGGCCCGAGTGCCGGCGGCAGGAGCTCGGGGCCGAGCGCCAACAGCAGGATGCCtgcttattttttttttgtttgccaaaaatgctttggtaccggttgttctttccaaccggtaccaatgggtgcctaaggcaccggttgaaaaacccggtgtcttaagacgaggccattggtcgcggttgcggggcaccggttgggaaaccggtgcctttggcctttctcagccggtgctcaaggcctgttttctagtagtgctagGTCAATAAACGTGTAATGTGTCATCAAGGTCCATAGCACACCAGCCACCATCTAGCCTTCATGCACTAATCTCACACCAACATGAATCTACATGGTGCCCATACGCTACTGGAGTTCCGTCAGAAGGGTAAAATTTGAGCTCTCATTTAAAATCAAGTGCATAGGGAGAGGAGATAGGAGGGGTGAAAGACTTATTTCGGATGTTATTGACATGTATTAGGATTCTTCCATTGGTGTGGAGCTTAGATCTTACCCCGTAATATGGGTGATAACCAAGGGGTGATTGCTTGAGAAAGATGGAGAACGTTATAGAGGGACTCAACAATATATGTGTCGTGGTAGGGGATATTACGTCCTCCGTAGCGCGGGTGGCCGAATATGGTGGTGCCAGGTGTTCTGGCAAAAAATCTTTGATGAGGTTAGACTTAAGTCAACCTAGAGTGGTTCTTGCTGAGGGGTTGAAAGATATTCATGGAGAGCGATATCAGGGAGACCGTTGTGGGCGCGTCTGTAGCAAAAACAACTGTTCATGGATGAATTTTATGGATCTAAAAATACACTTTTGGAGTGTATGGACCAAAGTGACACAAATTATCAGGTTGTGGATCTAAAAATGCACTTTGGACCTATGTTTtcaaagtttatggacctaagtgacataAATTACATATTGATGGACCTAAAAATACACTTTTAGAGCTCGTGGACCTGAATGACACACCCttacaatttttttcttctccattttattatttattattgtgttTTGTCATTGTTGCCACAAAATTCGGCGCGATAAATCTTGCGGAGCACAACACACTAAGTTTTGGGAGCTCTGCTTATCGCTAGTGCAAGATCCTACTCTTTAGGTTCGGAGTGTGTAAGTCAATTTGACCTACAATTGACAAGAGAAAGAGATTTAATCAGTATAATTAATAGGGGACTTATCGGCTGATGTTCCAAATAGTTCCATGAAAGTGATATCGGCCACGTCGTCCCATACGACATTAAGATCATCGGCTATAGAGCCAATTCTTATATGACAGCTAGAATTAAGGGCAAGTTCAATCATAAAAAGACGCATCTAACTTATGAAACTCAATTTACCATCACTATTAGTCGGATGGGATCTAACCGAGACAACACTAACGGCCAGGATGATAAATTAAATCCAACTCACAGATGAATCTAATCATGAAAGAACTTATCCTCAATTTACAATTGCGATTGGCTAGGATAGCCGATTAACAACTTAAGCCATAACACATCGAATCGAACAAATAATTCCAGCTTAATCATGCTACTCAAAGATCAGACCTAATCGAGACAGTCTGAGATAACAAGATCAAACTACACGAATCAGCTGACAAGATTGACCATGACAAGGTAAAAGATTTGATCAATTAAATGTAAAGAACCATGATCACTAAACCTATCGGCTTTTAAGATCCTGCAAGCAGTATTAAGCAATAGCGGATGGATTTCTGATCAACGTTGGATAAATTGTGAAATCTAATAACAACTCATAAATTATTGGACCTAACCGAGACAGTCTTACGAGCCGCTAAAGAATTCGATAACTGGTAGATAAACTAAACCAAACTACAGCAATGCATCGGTAATTAAAGTTTAGCAAATCTGATAAGGATGGTACTTACGAGCAAACCGAAGGTTGGACCTAACTGATGCAGCCCTATTTACCAAAGAATACACCGAGTTCTACTCTACACCTACTCGTAAGGTTTGGCGTGCAGCCGAGAAAAAAGTTGTATTGATGATGTGGTCCCCTTTACAAAACCCTTAGGTCTGGTATTTATAACCTTGGCTAAGACTCATGACTTAATAAGACTTAACAGACTTGATTGAAATGAACCAGCTAAATCTACTATATTTACAAGATACTTTCCAAAGGAATCGGACTACTGGACCTTCTGATGTCTTCAGATGACATCATCCTCTCGTCTGAGTTGTGATCTGCCGCTGAACCATCTTTGACCAACTCCCTATCAGGCTTTGACTATACTAGCACCAGCTTTGATAAGGCCTCCAAATAATCCTGGGCCGACTGGGCCATCGGCCTTTCTGAAAAATTCCCCATCGACTCAATCTATCTCGCAAAAATTATGCTTGTAAAATTTTAGCATCAACAATCATAATAAAATGTTGATGTGGAATACTATTTATTGAAAATAAAAGATTGCAACCACCTCTATCAGGGATCAAACCCCTTCCACCGCCAGTTTGGTGGAGCATTGTATTAGGGTTGACGATAATGGGGTCAGTCATCACTGCCGATTCTTGTTAGCAGTGaaacttgatcatcatggtcGGTTTGCATTGAGCTACGCTTCAACGGTGATATGGGGTTTCATTGTCGGTTTGAGCCAACGAggaatcaaaagtgatatatagATTTGAAAATTGTAAAAATTTGTAATAATCATAAAAATTATACCCAAACCCCTTTCACCGTCAGTTTAGCGGAGCATTAGGTTAGGGTTGACGATGATAGGGTcagtcatcaccgccggttcatgtCGGCAGTTAAACTTGATCAAGGTTGGTTCAAGCTACACTCTGACGGTGATGATGGGTTTCATTGTCGGTTTGAGCCAGCCAGGAACCAGCAGTGATATAGTTTTCAAAaactatataaaaatttataataATGATAAAAAGTATTATACCGAAGACGCTATGCACTACGGTGATTTCTAATTTCTTACACGCAATACACAAAATATCCATATTTCTTACACGTAATATACAAAATATGATTTGAACATGCGACCTCATGCATAGCACTACTCCTCCATACCACTACACTATAGAATTACTTATGACAAGAATGGGATATTATTCATATATACTATTTTTTCTAAATCTTATATATTAAATATTTAGGCGCTAAAATAACATTAAATAAAAGATTGTTAACTGCAAAGTTAAGTTTTAGATCTTACTGAATACTACAAGTTTGATGTTGATCTTTTTCTAAGGACATTTTATTGATctaataatttatataaaatatttaaaCATATGAATAATTTTAAATAATGAAGCTGTCAAcaataaaattttagatctcaTTAAACTTTGTAATTTTAATATAAAGTTTATCATCCAATTTCATATGGAAAAGGTACAAAATTTTTCGAATGATTTGGTAGATTATCAATTTAGAAAGAGGTAGAGAATTTTACCATTTGCTTATCactaccggttggtattatgaAGCAGCGGCGATAGCCATTTCAGCTTTCACAACCGGTTTGCAATTGATACCTTTAGTGATATGAATTTCATCGCCAGTTTCAATAGCTACTACGGTCATCGATAGTGAAAGTCTATCATCATCCATTTAAGCTCAATTTGTGGTGGAGTGTTTGGGATAACCAAATCTGTAGTAGTGTTGGTCTATCGATATGTAAACGTATCCTATTGAGCACCTTCGCTACCACTACAGCAAAACAGGACACTTTCGGCGGCCAAAAATAAGCCTTTCCGGCCGAAAATAGCTTATTTTTTGGCGGCTTAGGCTTATTAAGCTTATTTTGGGCAGCTTAGGCTTATTTTCGGCGGTTTTTGGAGGCCGCCGAAAATACACCCGGGACGCATAATTCTCGGTAGCTATAGTAAAACTGCCAAAAACAATGGCTATTTTTTGGCAGCTACAGTAAAACCGccgaaaataattaattttttaattaaaaaagtaagacaaaaaaatcacataaagcaccaaaaatatagaaaaaattcAGATGTGCTACATAATTAAGAGACTTAAGAGCTAGCAGCTAATACAGTATGCCTAATGATGAAATAGCATATGATCACTTGGGAATCCAGTGATCTCGTTTTCATCATCAGATGGCATAGGAGCTCATCTTACATCTGTTTGGTTCAACACTTAAGAGACTTAAGAGCTAGCAGCCTCCTCCTGGAGCTGCTTCACCTTGGTGATGTAGTCACTCATTGCCTCTTCCTTGGATTTTCCTGCAAACATCGCAATTTTTTAGCAATTACTATATGCGAACCTAAGCTACTACTAGAATATATGTGCCCTTGTAAAACACTAGTATTGTGGTAGACAACAAAATTTAAGTTGCCCAAAATACAAGGATCAGATAAGTATACGAACCTTCAACAGCCTTCCATGCATCCCACTTGGCCCTGTCCCTCTGGTGTATTATGTCAGGACGATCTTCAAAAATTTATTAACAAGCAAACATGTAAGCACAGTTGTGATGAATAAGTATTACCATAAACACGAAAGATACACAAAGAACAAATGACAATAACAGACTACGAGCTGCGAGACAATGTCACCATCCTGTGAGGTGTTAATAGCAGCG
This genomic interval from Panicum virgatum strain AP13 chromosome 8K, P.virgatum_v5, whole genome shotgun sequence contains the following:
- the LOC120644444 gene encoding uncharacterized protein LOC120644444, with protein sequence MSSSPAPSPREHVERIRRDRYFIGRGEQNPLAEDMNQAVNYLSQELYSKDVHFLMELVQNAEDNEYPSGVAPSLEFLITSKDITRSGALSTLLIFNNERGFSSTNIDSICRVGKSTKKGNRHQGYIGEKGIGFKSVFLISSEPHIFSNGYQIKFNEKPCAECNIGYIVPEWVESTPSLSDIEAIYGRSKILPTTTIILPLKCEKVDAVKKQLSSMHPEMLLFLSKIRKLSVREDNSDPKSSTVSEISISSERNYQARKNMHAESYTLHLSAEESGKAEEECGYYMWRQKFPVKTENRIDKRAEIDEWVITLAFPHGQRLSRGKQLSPGVYAFLPTEMVTNFPFIIQADFLLASSRESILFDSPWNKGILECVPCAFMNAFVTLVKSGADTPAMSLPSMFNFLPVNSSLIPLLEPVRSGIKNKVLAEDIVPCESYASQKIFCKPSEVARLKPAFWTILGKARECGMDLRNLSTHGTYILSSHFDKSTHNSVLEFLGVKSVNTEWYAKCIEGSNLVKEEHEQLYLEIIYFVANNWENCFYGTNMMSIPLLRYVDRNGVLLFWSISRATQCKDRLCIASDKTYRSWLISWNKEFPSANRFFLHPSTQIALEGFSQKTIVENWLQNHARVEVISVYSYGLTVVDSLDNDRRPLVAFAHFLYHSLKMKHIESYRLSELCRVMPVIDSYGNVVKERNGIIVPATGSKWVCLLGTNPWRNDGYVELSADYKSAGHFAGNYTSEGQLLEFLKTHLHASDVPFINPPNASFPTVSSPLTVDNAFLLLEWIRNIKSNVVRLPDRFLACVKQGSWLKTSVGYKPPNESFLSSANWGSLLQSASSFVDIPMIDQQFYRNKLHMYKHELKAIGGRFEFQEASAYIGSRLMSMAAINELTRENVYSLLRLIRFLREKILSPSELIDSVKGGCWMKSTLGYKRPSDCIICDSDWNVASCISNQPFLDVQFYGEAIHDYKPELELLGVIVGFKQNYQLVVDNFKFNSASITLEATVLILKCIRYVGSCEDFIRKLKDLKWVKTNVGFRAPNVSFLVDPEWECFVKIFKEVPIIDLGFYGSIINSYQDELKKTGLIMQFEEASKVVAQVFKKMVSTSSLTKANALALLKSYRQLRTHSPLPVELFNCMHREKWLHTSLGFKSPSDAILFDNAWQCLSHVALLPFIDDGDSCHGLGNDIYGYKDVLREFGVTVEVKFGARFVIAGLSIPDDPSIISKATIFSLLECIKNYFASATAPPKDFQDKICKEWLKTSMGYKCPDECILFDARQSSLCMEDGPFIDEAFYGLEIASFKDALAKIGVIIDVNCGQDLIARHLRSHKDRTTISRIYMYLMEHNWKPDDNTSDWIWIPDETEGGEWVSSRSCVLFDKNNLFNLQLHILDKYYDRKLLNFFSITFGVRHGPCSEDYCKLWATWENSVHMLAISDCFAFWKFIAANWTKKTEELLSGCVKVPVCTDGKIILRNKENVFVPDDLLLADLFNKLPRQSLFIWYPSSTLPSMSRARLNRIYNSIGVQRISKAVTKNDSLTLDNGHFRTVDSSKRIKVGLLQIIMAYLADTALDIPSEERQGMVSCLLNVTVQETDEPITVGYSVSLSSGEVVDVKACRMIRWERENSKLYMQSSNGKSSYEEKIKFATNFADEISKGLLFEMADQIPSLAELIKFGSLLDFQDGAVGFLLRSKNLQLFPEDEDFLFSRKKMRIF